The genome window TCCTCCGATGACCGCCTGGGCACCTGGTTGCTTATTGGTCGCACACTCAATAGCATCCCCGGCATGCCGTCAAGCGTTCCGCGGAAGCGAACTCGCAAGTCTCCGGCCGACCGTCGCGCGGAAATCGTCGCCGCGGCCGCGGCCGTCGCCCTGAGCGAAGGACTGGAGGTCGTCACGCTGCGCCGGGTGGCCGAGGAGCTCGCCGTCCGACCCGGACTCATCAGCCACTACTTCCCCGCCGTGGAGGACCTCGTGGCCGAGGCGTTCGGCAGCGCCGCCGAGTCCGAACTGGAAGCCCTCCTGCCCGCCGAGCGCGGCGACGGCTCGCCGACCGACCACCTCGCCCGGTTCTTCGCCCTCGCCACCGGCGAGAGCTTCGACGACATCAGCCGCCTGTGGCTCAACGCCCGCCACCTCAGCCGCTACCGCACGACCCTGCGGGACCGGGTCGGCTACCAGCAGTCCCGGTGGCGCGACCGGCTGGCCAACCTCATCCACGACGGCGTCCACAGTGGAGAGTTCAGCGCCGGTGACCCGCACGTCTCCGCGATGCGGATCCTGGTCGTCGTCGACGGCCTCGGGGCGCACGCCAACACCGACAGCAGCAGCCACCCCGACGCCGTGACGTCCATGGCGGTCGCCACCGCCGAACGCGAACTCGGCCTCGCGAGCGGCACTCTCCGGCACGCGGCCGAATGATCCGCCCGACCACGAACCCGACCGAGGAGTCCCCTGTGCGCGTCAGTTTGGTTCTGCTCTCCGCCCGACTGCTCGATCCGGCATCGGGAGAGCTGTTGCCGGAAACGGCCATGGCGGTCTCCGACGGGCGGATCTCGGCGCTGGGCGACGACCGCGACATCCGGGCGCTCGCCGGCTCCGCGACGACCGTGGTCGACCTCGGCGGCGCCGTGGTGACACCCGGTCTCGTCGACGGGCACCTCCACCCGGTCTCCGGTGCCGAGCTGACGCGCGGACTGGATCTTTCCGGCTGCGCCGATATCGACGACGTGCGCGGACGCTTGGCCGCCGAGGCCCGGTCGCTGGCACCGGGTGCGTGGCTGCGCGGCTGGGGCCTGGACCCGAACGTCTTCGGCGATCGGCCGGTCGCGGCCTCCGCACTGGAGCCCGTGCTCGCCGGCGTTCCGGCGATGCTCCAGCTCTTCGACGCGCACTCGGTGCTCGCCAGCGACCGCGCGCTGGAGCTGGCCGGGGTCGACGGGCCGCGCCGCTTCGACCAGGCCGCCGAGGTCGTCTGCGACGACCGGGGCCGCCCGACCGGCCTGCTGCTGGAGGACGCGGCCTGCGCGCTCGTCGAGCGGGCCGCCCCGCGGCCGACGCGCGCCGAACGGCGGGCCCGACTCGCCGAGGTGCTGCGCGAGATGGCCGCCGCCGGGCTCACCGGCGGGCACGCCATGGACGCCAACGGCGACAGCCTCGACCTCTACGCCGAGCTCGACGCCGACGACGCCCTCCCGCTGCGACTGCGCGTCGCGCCGTGGTGCCAGCCCGGCTCGGACGTGGACTCGCTGCGGGACCTCGTCGCCCAGCAGGGCACGGGCGGCCGCCTCTGGCGGACGGCCGGCGTGAAGCTCTTCATGGACGGCACGATCGACAACGGCACCGCGTGGCTGGAACGCCCGGACTGCCACGGGGAGTCCACGCACGCGTTCTGGCCCGACCCGGAGGCCTACGCGCAGGTCATCGCCGAGCTGCACCGCGAAGGCGTGCCCACCGCCACCCACGCCATCGGCGACGCGGCGGTGCGGCACGCGCTCGACTCCGTCGAGCGGGCACTCGCCCACTCAGGCGCGGGCGCGAGGCACCGCGTCGAGCACATCGAGACCGTTCCCGACGACACGCTGCACCGGTTCGCCGAGCTGGGGGTGATCGCGTCGATGCAGCCGACGCACTGCTGCGACTTCACCCGGGCCGACCACACCGACAACTGGTCGCGCCGCCTGGGCGAGGAACGCGCCTCGCGCGCGTGGCGCTGCCGCGACCTCTGGGACTCCGGCGCCACCGTCGTGCTCGGCTCGGACTGGCCGATCGCGCCTCATCCCCCGCTGGGAGTCATGGCGGGGGCGCGCCACCGCCGCCCCAGCCGCGACCTGACGCTGCCCCCGCACAACGCCGACCAGGCGCTCACCGCGTTGCAGGCGCTCCAGGCCATGACCCTGCACCCGGCCTACGCCGCCGGCGAGGAACACGAGGCCGGCCTTCTCCGGACCGGCTACCGCGCCGACCTCACCGTCCTCTCCGGCAACCCGCTCACCACACCCGACGCAGAACTCTCGGCACTCCCGGTTCGCATGACCGTCCTGAATGGACACATCATCCACCGGGAGCCGGACCTCTAGCGGGGCCGGCTCCAGCCCCGCGTCCGAAACCCAAGAATCACACCGGAAAACGATCAGGCGGCGAACCATAGCTGAACGGAATCCTCACTCGACAGACTCTCGCCCGGAAACCGGCCACACCCGATCTCGACGATTCCACAACCATTCCGAAAACAATTCGGATATGTGGGAGGAATGCACCCTCGATTCGATCATCACTTCCCGTAGTGCCACCCTTCCCGTAGCGTGTGTCACAACGGCATGGTTCGGATGCCCCGGGCACCGGACTCCGAGGAGCGCAAGTGCACGACACCGACCCGCTGCTGGCCAGGCAAATCCCCGATCGGGACCGCGAGGTCCGGTTCCTGCTGGACGCGGGTCGGCTGGAGGAGTCCGAAGCGCTTTTCGACGATGCCATCGCCGCCGCCCCGAACACGATCGAACCGGGCTGGGACCGCTCGGCGGTGCTCGCCCACCGGGCCATCCTCGCCTGGCGGCTCGGGCGCATCCTGCTGGCGCTGGAACTCGCCGCCGAGGCGTGGGCGGGGGTGCACACAGGACGGCCCGCGAAGGCCGCCGCCGCGCACACGCTGGGCATGCTCGGCTACCTCCTCGAAGGACACCGCGCCGCCGCCATGGAGTTGCTGGGCACCGCGGTCCGCATGGCACGCGAGGCCGGCGCGTGGGAAACGCTCGCCCACTGCCTGCTGCTGGAAGCCACGGCCTACGCCCACCGGGCCCTGAACCGCGAAGACCCCGACCCGGTCAGCAAGCTCGCGCGGGCGCTGGTCCTGTTCGACGAGACGCTGTCGCTGCCAGGCGGCCGAGCGGTGCGACGGCGCGCGCTGGCCGGTAGCTCTCGCGTGCTGGCCGCGCTCGGCGAGCACGCCCGCGCCGAGGACAGGGCGCGGGCGGCGCTGGACGCCGAAGGCGGGTCCGAAGACCTCTTCTGCGCCTCGGTCGCCCACTGGACGCTGTCCTGCGTTCGACGGACCCAGGGGCGGCTGGTGGAGGCCAGGGACTTCGCCGCTTCGGCGACCGATCTCGCCGAAAACATCCGGGACGCGCTGCTGACCAGGCGTTATTCCCAGGACCTCGCCGCTGTCTGCTCCGAGCTCGGCGATCACGCCGGCGAGGTGTCGGCACTGCGCCGCGCGATCCGCGCAGGCGATGCGACCTTGCAGGTCCTGCACGCCGGGCTGGGTCAGGCCCTGGAACAGCACCGGCTCACCGCGCAGGCCGAGCAGTGGGCCGAAGCCGCCGACCGGGCGGCCACCCGCGACCCGCTCACCGGACTGGTCAACCGGCTCGGCTTCGACCGGCGCGGGCCCGCGCTGGTCGGTCGCGCGGTCGCCCACGGCGGTACGCCGTGGATGATCCTGTTCGACGTCGACCGGTTCAAGGACATCAACGACCGGTTCGGGCACCTCGTGGGCGACTTCGTGCTCCAGGAGACCGGGCGGCTCGTGCAGCGCGAGTGCGGCCCCGACGACCTGCTGTGCAGGTGGGCCGGCGACGAGTTCGTCCTGCTGCTGCGCGAGCGGACCGAGCAGGAAGGTCCCGCCGTCGCCGAGCGGATCCGCCGTGCCGTGCAGCAGCACGACTGGCACGCCAAGCTCGGCGGCGGGCCGAGCCCCACGATCAGCGTCGGAGTCGCGGCAGGCCCCACCACGCTCCCGGCCCTGTTCGCCGCCGCGGACCGGGCTCTCTACCGGGCCAAGAACGCGGGCCGCAACACCATCGCGGTCGACACCTCCGACCGCCTGGTCGGCCGGGAAGTGGGGATCAGCCGTTGAGGAATGCTTCCAGAACGAGCGAAGCTCGTGGTCTTGGATGACCAGCTAGGCAAAAGGACCACCCGAGCAACGCATTCTGAAATCACTTTCAAGGGGTGGGCTCCTGCGGTGCGGGCGCGGCCAGCCGACGTGGGCAGGGGACGTTCGTGGACTCCGCGCGGGCGGCTGGGAGGGGCAGAGCTGCCAGCACCGTGAGCGCGATGCCTGCCGCGACGACGAGCACGGCCGCGCTGAGACCGTCCGCGGTGGCGATGCGCAGCGCCTCACCATCGAGTCCCTCGGTGCCGCGGTTGGCGACCAGGACCAGCAGGGCAAGTCCGACGGCGGCGCCGACCCCGGCTCCGGTGGAGGCGATCCCCGACGAGATGCCCTGGTCGCGGTCGGACACACCGGTGCCCGCGGCGATGAACATCGTGGTGAACACGACGCCGTCGGCGATGCTGAGCGCGATCAGCCCGGGAACCAGCGCGGCGTAGGAGCTGTCGTGCGACATCGTGAGCCCCAGTGCCAGGGCGCCGAGCGCCCCGATCGACAACGCCACGACCAGCGTCGACCTGAGGCCGAACCGCGTCGTCGCCCGGCCGGCCAGGGCCGAGCCGGCGACGACGACCGCGGTCGGGAGCAGGAACCCGACACCGGTCTCCAGCGCGTCGTAACCGTGCACGTCCTGGAAGTAGAGCGAGAGGAAGTAGAGCACGGAACCGAAGGTCGCCATGAACAGGAACGCGATCGCCACCGCGGTGTCGAGGCTGCGGTTGGCCAGCAGCCGCGGTGGCACGAGCGGGTCGCGACTGCGCCGCTCGATGACGACGAGCACAACGAGCAGAACCACCCCCGCAGCGGCGCCCAGGAGGATGACGGGCGATCCCCAGCCGAAACTCGGACCCTCGATGAGCGCGAACACCACCAGCGTGACGCCGAGAGTGGCGCTGAGCGCTCCCGGCAAGTCGAACTTCCGGCGCGTGTCCCGGCGCGGATCCGGAGGAATCAGCCGCAGCGCTGCGAACACGGCGGCACCGGCCAGCGGCACGTTCACGAAGAACACCGCCTCCCACCCGAGGGCGTAGGTGAGGACGCCGCCCAGCAGCACTCCGATCACCAGGCCCGCCGCGCCCGCGCTTCCCCACACGGCCAGGGCGCGGTTGCGCTCGCGGCCCTCGGCGAACGTGACGTTGACCAGAGCCAGAGTGGCCGGATAGACGAACGCGCCTCCGAACCCCTGCACCGCCCTGGCGACGAGCAGGAACGCCGGCGTCGGCGCGAGTCCCCCGGCCAGCGACGCGCATCCGTAGAGCACCAGACCGAACAGGAAGACCCTGCGCCGTCCGACCAGGTCGGCCGCCCGGCCGCCCAGCAGCAGGAACCCGGCGGAGGCCACCGCGTACGCGCTGATCACGGCCTGCAGCGACTGCGCGGAGTACCCCAGCTCCCGCCCGATCTCGGGCAGCGCGACCACCACGATGTACTGGTCGAGCGAGACGATCAGCATCGCGAACGCCAGCAGCACCAGCGTCGCGGTCTGGCGGCTCACGCGCGCCACTGGGACGGCGACGGCCCCACGCGCAAGTTCCTCACCGCATCACGCTAACCACGCCGGATCGGACCCGCACGCCAAGTCACCACCGCCGGACTCCGACAGCGGTGGTGACTTGACGAAGCCTTCCGACGGTGCTCACATCTCGGCGCGCCGCCCGCCGTCGACCGTCCACGCCGCCCCGCTCACGTACGAAGCCCGGGGCGAGAGCAGGAACGCCGCGACGGCGGCCAGCTCCGCCGGATCGCCCGAGCGCTTCAACGCCGTGGCCTGCTCCGCGGCTTCCCGCGCCTGCGGGTTGCCCCGGGACAGCTCCCGGGCGCGCTCGGTGTCGAACCGGCCCGGCAGCAGCGCGTTGACCCGCACACCGCGGGCGCCGACCTCGTTGGCGAGGTCCTTGACGAAGCCCTGCGTCGCGGGCCGCGCCACGTTCGAGCTGGCCAGCCCGGTCAGCGGCTCCGCGCCCGAGGTCGAGGTCAGCACGAGCACCGAGCCGCCGTCGCCGAGTTCGGCGGCGACCTCGCGGGCCATGCGGATCGGTGCGATGGCGGCGATCTCCAGGCCGCGCCGCAAGGTGTCGTCGTCCAGCGCGCTGGGCAGGCCCGCGGGCGGGCCGCCGTGGCTGACGAACAGCCCGTCGAGGCGGCCGAACCGCTCGCGCGCGTACTCGATCAACCGGTGCGGGGTGGCGGGGTCGGTGATGTCGGCGGCCAGCCCGCGCGCGGCCTCGCCGAGTTCGGCGACCGCGGCGGCGGTGTTCTCCTCGGACGAGGAGGACACGACGACGTTCGCGCCTTCCTCCACCAGTGCCCGTGCCGTGGCGAAACCCAGTCCCTTGCTGGCGCCCGTGACGATGAAGCAACGCCCGGAAAGGTCCAAATCCATGCGCCCGACTCTAGACAACGGCGTCCGGGCAACCTCGCCCCTTCGCAAGAGCGCCAAACGCAAACTCGTCTCGCATGCGGCCGGGACGGCAGACCGCGGCGGTCATACACGCCGACCGCGTGCCAACCCTCGATCACCGCACTTCAACGCGATCGTTGGCCCTGCTCCCGTTGCCACGCGGCGATGACGGTGTCGGCCAGCTCCTCAGAGTCCTCGGTGCTGCTGTCGAACCACATGGTTCGGCCGTCGGCGACCCATATCTTCCACTGGAGGTCCACGCCCGCCTCGTGCTGCGCGACTCCCACCGGTTCCGCCGGTTCGTGCTGCTCCTGCTGCTGGTCCCGGTCATCGTCACCGACCCGGCCACACTGCCGCACCTGCTCACCGCGCTGCTCCAGCACCCGCTGCTCCGCTAGCCGGGATTCGGCCCGGTCGCACGTCGATGAGGACCAAAGCCCCCACTCGCCGCCCCGCCGCCAACGGCATGCTGGAGGGACGCATGCCCTTCACCCAGCTGCGCCGGGTTCATGCCGGTTGCGATCAAGAGGATCGAGATTCGCGGGCAGCGCCGAGGGAGGTCCATCCATGCCGGACATCGAGTCGACCGGGCAGAAGCCACGCTCCGACGCGTGGAAGTCGGCAATCACCGTGGTGCAGGAGGCGGAACCGCCCCCTATACCGGAGGGTGCGCACGCGATGACCATCGTCGTCGAGTTCCCACCTGGCGATCCCGGCACCCCACCGCACCGCCACTCCGGACCGGCCTTCGGCTATGTACTCGAAGGCGAAATGGTGTTCGAACTCGAAGGCAGACCGCCGCGTGTCGTCCCGGCCGGCGCGGCGTTCTGGGAACCGGGCGGCGACGTCATCCACTACCAGGACGGCAACAACCGCGACGACATCCCTGTGCGCTTCGTCGTCACCATGCACTGCGAGCCGGGCAAACCGATGCTCGTCCTCGTCGACGAGGACGAACTGCTCCAGCGTCAGGACCGCCGGGCCCCGCGCACGGACTGACCGCGAGGACCGGACAGTCCCGCCAGAACAGGGAAGGTCGCAGACATGAAGATCGCTGTCATCGGCGGGACGGGGCTCATCGGATCGCAGGTGGTCAAGATCCTGGACGCGAGCGGGCACGAGGCGGTGCCGCATTCGCCGTCCACGGGGCTGGACCTGCTCAGCGGGCAGGGCCTGCGCGAGGCGCTCGCGGGAGCCGACGTCGTGGTCAACCTGACGAACTCGCCGACCTTCGACGAAGCCTCGGTCGACTTCTTCCAGCAGACCATGGAGAACCTGCTCACGGCCGCCGAGAACGCCGGCGTCGGCCACGCGGTCGTCCTCTCGATCGTGGGCGCCGACCGGGTGCCGGATGGCGTCTACTTCCGCGCCAAGGTGCGGCAGGAAGACATCCTCAAGGCCGGCCCGGTGCCGTACTCGATCGTGCGCGCCACGCAGTTCTTCGAGTTCATGAACACGGCGCTGTCCTGGAACGCCGACGAGAACACCGTCCGACTGCCCGCGACGCTCATCCAGCCCATGGCCGCGGCCGAAGTCGCCCAGGCCGTGGCCGACGTCAGCGTGGGCGCCCCGCTGCAGGGCACTCGCAACATCGCCGGTCCCGAAGTCTTCACGCTCGACGAGCTGGGCAAGATCGTCCTCGCCGCCCGCGACGACCACCGCACCGTCGTCACCGACAACAGCGCAGGCGCGTTCGCCGTCGTCACGGGCGACGCCCTCATCGCCGGAGACGACGCCGTCATCGCCAAGACCACCTACCGGCAATGGCTCGCGCGCTGACTCGGATTCGCTCCTGTTCTTGACAACCCTCGCCTTGTGCCTAGGCCGGTGTGCTGGTGAGCAGGGTGTGCGCGGTGTTGACCAGGACGTTGCGGTGGTTGTGGCGGCGGGTGGCGATGGCGGCCAGGGCGGTGTGCGTGGCGGGCCGGTAACCGAGGTAGGCGGTCTGACCGAAGGTGGCGCCACCGTGGAAGTAGACCGGGCCGTGCTCGGTTTCGTCGAGAAACCAGGTCAGCGTGCGCGCGGGCGCGCGGCGGGGTCGTGACACCGCATGCGGGGTTCGCACGGCGTGCAGCGCGTCGTGCAGGGGCGAGTTCTCGGGCGTGAGGTGGGCTTCGAGGTAGGTGAGCAGATCGCCCGGGGTGGCGCGGACGGCACCTGCCGGGGCGACCGCGCCCAGCTCAACTGGAGGCACCGGGGTGGTGCCGTTGCGGCGATGGCCCGGGGCATCGGTGTCCGGCGGCCCGGGCGCCAGCCGGGTCCGGCGCAGCCCCATCGGCGCCAGGATGCGTTGGGCGAGCAGGTCGTCGTAGGCGGTGCCGGTCACCTGCGCCAGGGCATGGCCGAGGACAGCGACGGCGAAGTTCGAGTAACGCCAGCGGATTCCGGGCCGGGCACGGGCGCCGTGGTGGTGGAACGCGGCCAGCAGCCGCTCTTGCGTGAACGCGGCGTAGGGGTTGGTGGGATTGGCGCGCGAGAGGAGGTGGCGGTAGAAGGCCGGTTGCAGGGGGACGCTGGGCAGCCCCGAGGTGTGGGTGATCAGGTGCCGCAGCGTGATCGCCGCGCTGACCCGGTGCGTTCTCAGTGTGATGGGCAGGCAGTCCCGGGCCGGGGTGTCGTAGTCGAGGACACCGGACGTGGCCAGGTCGGCCAGCAGCAGCCCGAGAAACGTCTTGGAGGCCGAGCCGATCTCGTAGTGCAGGTGCTCCCGTGGCCGGTGGGCGGGCGCGGTGCCGGAGGTGGCCACGGTGCGGTGACCGCGCTCGGAGCAGGCGAACACGACGTCGGGGGCGTCCATGCCGGCGGCGGCCTGCTGGAGCCGGTCGGCGAGCGTAGTGGCCGGCTGGGCGGTCACGGGTTGGCTGCCAGAGCGGTGAGCGCGCGGGAGGTCGCCAGGGTGGCGGCGAAGGCCGCGACCAGGGTCGGGTGGTAGACCAGCTCGAACACGTCGTCGGCGTCCCCGGTCGGGACATTGCCGGTGACGGGCAGGGCGCCGTCGGGCGTCTGCGCGACAGCCAGGTGCTGCCAGCTTTCGGCGTCCAGAGCGGGCTGCGGCAGGCA of Saccharopolyspora erythraea contains these proteins:
- a CDS encoding TetR/AcrR family transcriptional regulator — translated: MPSSVPRKRTRKSPADRRAEIVAAAAAVALSEGLEVVTLRRVAEELAVRPGLISHYFPAVEDLVAEAFGSAAESELEALLPAERGDGSPTDHLARFFALATGESFDDISRLWLNARHLSRYRTTLRDRVGYQQSRWRDRLANLIHDGVHSGEFSAGDPHVSAMRILVVVDGLGAHANTDSSSHPDAVTSMAVATAERELGLASGTLRHAAE
- a CDS encoding amidohydrolase — encoded protein: MRVSLVLLSARLLDPASGELLPETAMAVSDGRISALGDDRDIRALAGSATTVVDLGGAVVTPGLVDGHLHPVSGAELTRGLDLSGCADIDDVRGRLAAEARSLAPGAWLRGWGLDPNVFGDRPVAASALEPVLAGVPAMLQLFDAHSVLASDRALELAGVDGPRRFDQAAEVVCDDRGRPTGLLLEDAACALVERAAPRPTRAERRARLAEVLREMAAAGLTGGHAMDANGDSLDLYAELDADDALPLRLRVAPWCQPGSDVDSLRDLVAQQGTGGRLWRTAGVKLFMDGTIDNGTAWLERPDCHGESTHAFWPDPEAYAQVIAELHREGVPTATHAIGDAAVRHALDSVERALAHSGAGARHRVEHIETVPDDTLHRFAELGVIASMQPTHCCDFTRADHTDNWSRRLGEERASRAWRCRDLWDSGATVVLGSDWPIAPHPPLGVMAGARHRRPSRDLTLPPHNADQALTALQALQAMTLHPAYAAGEEHEAGLLRTGYRADLTVLSGNPLTTPDAELSALPVRMTVLNGHIIHREPDL
- a CDS encoding GGDEF domain-containing protein, with the protein product MHDTDPLLARQIPDRDREVRFLLDAGRLEESEALFDDAIAAAPNTIEPGWDRSAVLAHRAILAWRLGRILLALELAAEAWAGVHTGRPAKAAAAHTLGMLGYLLEGHRAAAMELLGTAVRMAREAGAWETLAHCLLLEATAYAHRALNREDPDPVSKLARALVLFDETLSLPGGRAVRRRALAGSSRVLAALGEHARAEDRARAALDAEGGSEDLFCASVAHWTLSCVRRTQGRLVEARDFAASATDLAENIRDALLTRRYSQDLAAVCSELGDHAGEVSALRRAIRAGDATLQVLHAGLGQALEQHRLTAQAEQWAEAADRAATRDPLTGLVNRLGFDRRGPALVGRAVAHGGTPWMILFDVDRFKDINDRFGHLVGDFVLQETGRLVQRECGPDDLLCRWAGDEFVLLLRERTEQEGPAVAERIRRAVQQHDWHAKLGGGPSPTISVGVAAGPTTLPALFAAADRALYRAKNAGRNTIAVDTSDRLVGREVGISR
- a CDS encoding MFS transporter, whose protein sequence is MSRQTATLVLLAFAMLIVSLDQYIVVVALPEIGRELGYSAQSLQAVISAYAVASAGFLLLGGRAADLVGRRRVFLFGLVLYGCASLAGGLAPTPAFLLVARAVQGFGGAFVYPATLALVNVTFAEGRERNRALAVWGSAGAAGLVIGVLLGGVLTYALGWEAVFFVNVPLAGAAVFAALRLIPPDPRRDTRRKFDLPGALSATLGVTLVVFALIEGPSFGWGSPVILLGAAAGVVLLVVLVVIERRSRDPLVPPRLLANRSLDTAVAIAFLFMATFGSVLYFLSLYFQDVHGYDALETGVGFLLPTAVVVAGSALAGRATTRFGLRSTLVVALSIGALGALALGLTMSHDSSYAALVPGLIALSIADGVVFTTMFIAAGTGVSDRDQGISSGIASTGAGVGAAVGLALLVLVANRGTEGLDGEALRIATADGLSAAVLVVAAGIALTVLAALPLPAARAESTNVPCPRRLAAPAPQEPTP
- a CDS encoding SDR family NAD(P)-dependent oxidoreductase is translated as MDLDLSGRCFIVTGASKGLGFATARALVEEGANVVVSSSSEENTAAAVAELGEAARGLAADITDPATPHRLIEYARERFGRLDGLFVSHGGPPAGLPSALDDDTLRRGLEIAAIAPIRMAREVAAELGDGGSVLVLTSTSGAEPLTGLASSNVARPATQGFVKDLANEVGARGVRVNALLPGRFDTERARELSRGNPQAREAAEQATALKRSGDPAELAAVAAFLLSPRASYVSGAAWTVDGGRRAEM
- a CDS encoding cupin domain-containing protein; the encoded protein is MPDIESTGQKPRSDAWKSAITVVQEAEPPPIPEGAHAMTIVVEFPPGDPGTPPHRHSGPAFGYVLEGEMVFELEGRPPRVVPAGAAFWEPGGDVIHYQDGNNRDDIPVRFVVTMHCEPGKPMLVLVDEDELLQRQDRRAPRTD
- a CDS encoding SDR family oxidoreductase gives rise to the protein MKIAVIGGTGLIGSQVVKILDASGHEAVPHSPSTGLDLLSGQGLREALAGADVVVNLTNSPTFDEASVDFFQQTMENLLTAAENAGVGHAVVLSIVGADRVPDGVYFRAKVRQEDILKAGPVPYSIVRATQFFEFMNTALSWNADENTVRLPATLIQPMAAAEVAQAVADVSVGAPLQGTRNIAGPEVFTLDELGKIVLAARDDHRTVVTDNSAGAFAVVTGDALIAGDDAVIAKTTYRQWLAR
- a CDS encoding serine hydrolase domain-containing protein, coding for MTAQPATTLADRLQQAAAGMDAPDVVFACSERGHRTVATSGTAPAHRPREHLHYEIGSASKTFLGLLLADLATSGVLDYDTPARDCLPITLRTHRVSAAITLRHLITHTSGLPSVPLQPAFYRHLLSRANPTNPYAAFTQERLLAAFHHHGARARPGIRWRYSNFAVAVLGHALAQVTGTAYDDLLAQRILAPMGLRRTRLAPGPPDTDAPGHRRNGTTPVPPVELGAVAPAGAVRATPGDLLTYLEAHLTPENSPLHDALHAVRTPHAVSRPRRAPARTLTWFLDETEHGPVYFHGGATFGQTAYLGYRPATHTALAAIATRRHNHRNVLVNTAHTLLTSTPA